In Legionella sp. PATHC035, a genomic segment contains:
- the rplE gene encoding 50S ribosomal protein L5: MARLNEFYKKEIIPMMMKRFNYSSVMEVPKLLKVTLNMGVGEAVGDKKVMNHAVEDMTLIAGQKPVVTKARKSIAGFKIREGWPIGCKVTLRRQRMYEFLDRLISVTLPRVRDFRGLNPKSFDGTGNYSMGIHEQIVFPEIDYDKTDGIRGLDICITTSAKTNEEAKALLEAFNLPLKDRDKK; encoded by the coding sequence ATGGCAAGACTTAATGAATTTTATAAAAAAGAAATCATCCCAATGATGATGAAACGGTTCAACTATTCCAGCGTTATGGAAGTTCCTAAACTGCTCAAAGTCACTTTGAATATGGGTGTTGGTGAAGCTGTTGGTGATAAAAAGGTGATGAATCATGCTGTTGAAGATATGACTTTAATTGCTGGTCAAAAACCTGTTGTTACTAAAGCAAGAAAATCTATTGCTGGTTTTAAAATTAGAGAAGGATGGCCAATAGGCTGTAAAGTAACACTAAGACGTCAACGTATGTACGAGTTCTTAGATCGATTAATTTCCGTAACTTTACCGCGTGTGAGAGATTTTCGTGGTTTAAATCCTAAATCTTTTGATGGAACTGGTAACTACAGTATGGGAATACATGAACAAATCGTATTTCCAGAAATTGATTACGACAAAACAGATGGTATCCGAGGTTTAGATATTTGTATTACTACAAGTGCTAAAACAAATGAAGAAGCTAAAGCTTTATTAGAAGCCTTTAACCTTCCATTGAAAGATAGAGATAAAAAATAA
- the rpsN gene encoding 30S ribosomal protein S14, producing MAKKSMLMRELKRKKLVDKHSKRRNELKQLIKSSDDFQVIMDSQLKLAKLPVNSNPVRFKTRCQCCGRPHGVYRKFSLCRICLRQQLMVGNIPGGRKSSW from the coding sequence GTGGCTAAGAAATCAATGCTTATGAGAGAGTTAAAGCGTAAAAAACTAGTAGATAAGCACAGTAAACGCAGAAACGAATTAAAACAATTGATTAAATCATCTGATGATTTTCAGGTAATTATGGATAGTCAGTTAAAGTTAGCTAAATTGCCTGTTAATTCAAATCCTGTTCGTTTTAAAACACGATGCCAATGCTGTGGTCGTCCACATGGCGTGTATCGTAAATTTAGTCTTTGTAGAATTTGCTTAAGACAACAACTAATGGTTGGTAATATACCTGGCGGAAGAAAATCCAGCTGGTAA
- the rpsH gene encoding 30S ribosomal protein S8, whose product MSMHDPVADMLTRIRNGQQAKHQQITLTSSKLKEEIARVLKEEGYIENFFVEPLDNNLKLMTIKLKYYHGRPVIELIKRISRPGLRVYKSYKDLTSIPGFGVAILSTSQGIMTHISAKMKGVGGEVICEVA is encoded by the coding sequence GTGAGTATGCATGATCCAGTTGCTGATATGCTGACCCGAATTAGAAATGGTCAACAAGCAAAACATCAGCAAATAACTTTAACTTCTTCTAAATTGAAAGAAGAAATTGCTCGTGTTTTAAAAGAAGAAGGCTATATTGAAAACTTCTTTGTAGAACCACTAGATAATAATCTTAAATTAATGACGATAAAGCTGAAGTATTACCATGGCAGACCTGTTATTGAGCTCATTAAGAGAATTAGTAGACCTGGGTTACGAGTATATAAATCTTATAAGGATTTAACCTCTATTCCTGGTTTTGGAGTGGCTATATTGTCTACATCTCAAGGTATAATGACCCATATATCTGCAAAGATGAAAGGCGTTGGTGGCGAAGTCATCTGTGAAGTGGCTTAA
- the rplF gene encoding 50S ribosomal protein L6 translates to MSRVAKAPVVQPANVEITIGDGEITVKGPKGTLTQKINRLVKVTKNKDSNHVEFAPAANDPKAWAQAGTARALVNNMVKGVTEGFVVTLELVGVGYRAQSKDKSISLSLGFSHPIEYHLPKGVQVETPSNTVILLKGVDKQILGQVASEIRAFRPPEPYKGKGVKLAGEYIARKEAKKK, encoded by the coding sequence ATGTCTAGAGTAGCAAAAGCCCCAGTAGTTCAACCAGCAAATGTTGAAATCACAATAGGTGATGGTGAAATTACTGTAAAAGGGCCAAAAGGAACACTAACCCAAAAAATCAATAGGTTAGTCAAAGTAACTAAGAACAAAGATTCTAATCATGTTGAGTTTGCTCCTGCTGCAAATGATCCTAAAGCTTGGGCTCAAGCTGGCACGGCAAGAGCATTAGTGAATAACATGGTTAAGGGTGTAACCGAAGGTTTTGTTGTAACCTTGGAACTAGTTGGTGTAGGTTATAGAGCACAGTCTAAAGATAAATCAATTAGCTTATCTTTAGGTTTCTCTCATCCTATTGAATACCACTTACCAAAAGGTGTTCAAGTTGAAACTCCAAGTAATACCGTGATATTACTGAAAGGTGTTGATAAACAAATTTTGGGTCAAGTAGCTTCTGAAATAAGAGCATTTAGACCACCAGAGCCTTATAAAGGTAAAGGTGTTAAACTTGCTGGCGAGTATATTGCTCGTAAAGAAGCGAAAAAGAAATAA
- the rplR gene encoding 50S ribosomal protein L18, with amino-acid sequence MNKHNSRARRGLKAKALIRKSGRARLVVYRSGLHIYSQIVQADTLGDKVLVACSTKDKELRANLTGKCKVEQANLVGKLLGKRASEHGITQVAFDRAGYKYHGRVKALAEGAREAGLDF; translated from the coding sequence ATGAATAAACACAACTCACGTGCTCGACGTGGATTAAAAGCAAAAGCACTGATTCGTAAATCGGGAAGAGCAAGACTGGTAGTTTATAGAAGCGGTTTGCATATTTATTCGCAAATTGTTCAAGCAGACACGCTTGGAGATAAAGTACTGGTAGCATGTTCAACTAAGGATAAAGAGTTACGAGCTAACTTGACTGGTAAATGTAAAGTAGAACAAGCTAATCTAGTTGGGAAATTACTAGGTAAGCGTGCGAGTGAGCATGGCATTACTCAAGTTGCATTTGATCGTGCTGGTTATAAATATCATGGCCGAGTGAAAGCCCTTGCAGAAGGTGCCCGCGAAGCTGGATTAGATTTTTAA
- the rpsE gene encoding 30S ribosomal protein S5 has product MAYDESSPKSDGYQEKLVSVNRTAKVVKGGRVFGFAVLVVVGDGKGKVGFGRGKAREVPIAIQKAMEQAKKNMVYIPLSGSTIFHEITWNYGASKVFMKPASEGTGIIAGGAMRAVLEVLGVQNILAKSIGSTNPSNIVRATIAALTNIGTPDYVAAKRGKTVEEVMAG; this is encoded by the coding sequence ATGGCATACGATGAATCATCACCAAAATCAGATGGCTACCAAGAAAAGTTAGTGTCGGTTAACCGTACCGCTAAAGTTGTCAAGGGAGGCCGTGTTTTTGGTTTCGCAGTACTTGTTGTTGTTGGCGACGGCAAAGGTAAAGTTGGCTTTGGTAGAGGTAAAGCGAGAGAAGTTCCAATTGCAATTCAAAAAGCTATGGAACAAGCAAAGAAAAACATGGTTTATATTCCACTTTCCGGTTCAACTATTTTCCACGAAATTACTTGGAATTATGGGGCTTCTAAAGTATTTATGAAACCAGCTAGTGAAGGTACTGGAATTATTGCCGGTGGCGCGATGAGAGCCGTATTAGAAGTTTTAGGCGTACAAAATATATTAGCTAAAAGTATTGGTTCAACCAATCCAAGTAATATAGTAAGAGCTACGATCGCTGCTTTAACTAATATCGGTACTCCAGATTATGTTGCGGCCAAGCGTGGTAAAACTGTTGAAGAAGTTATGGCGGGCTAA
- the rpmD gene encoding 50S ribosomal protein L30, translating into MEKKIKITLVKSIIGRKPKHISIVKQLGLGKTNSSVSHNDTPAIRGLINIVDYLLLVEESA; encoded by the coding sequence ATGGAAAAGAAAATTAAAATCACTTTGGTAAAAAGCATTATAGGCAGAAAGCCAAAGCATATTTCTATAGTAAAACAATTAGGTCTAGGTAAAACTAATTCAAGCGTATCACATAATGATACGCCAGCAATCCGTGGTCTTATTAATATAGTGGATTACTTATTGCTGGTTGAGGAGAGTGCATAA
- the rplO gene encoding 50S ribosomal protein L15 yields the protein MNLNSLSPDPGSRRPKRRLGRGIGSGLGKTSGKGHKGQKARAGGYHKINFEGGQMPIQRRLPKMGFKSRVGKTVDQVCLSELAKLSADVIDLNVLREAGLINSSIKDVKVILSGELTTAIKLKGLRVTKGARLAIEGLGGSIEE from the coding sequence ATGAATTTAAATTCACTATCACCAGATCCTGGTTCAAGACGCCCTAAAAGACGCTTAGGACGTGGTATAGGATCCGGGCTAGGTAAAACAAGTGGTAAAGGACATAAAGGTCAAAAAGCAAGAGCTGGTGGTTATCATAAGATAAACTTTGAGGGCGGACAAATGCCTATTCAAAGAAGACTGCCAAAAATGGGCTTTAAATCACGAGTTGGTAAAACTGTAGATCAAGTATGTCTGAGTGAACTGGCAAAGTTGTCTGCTGATGTAATTGATTTAAATGTTTTACGTGAAGCGGGCCTTATAAACAGTTCTATTAAAGATGTAAAAGTTATTTTATCCGGTGAATTAACTACAGCCATCAAACTTAAAGGTTTAAGGGTCACTAAAGGAGCTCGTTTAGCCATTGAAGGTTTAGGCGGCAGCATAGAAGAGTGA
- the secY gene encoding preprotein translocase subunit SecY has translation MKNQKHNASQSRGGLAELKSRLLFVVLGILVYRLGAHIPVPGLDPARLANFFNEQQNTIFGLFNMFSGGALSRVTVFAIGIMPYISASIIIQLFSVVSPKLEQLKKEGESGRRKINQYTRYLTLLLSVFQSLGMARWLAGQQIALQADFSFYFTAVVTLVTGTMFLMWLGEQITEKGVGNGISLIIFSGIVSSMPTAIASVLQQVKEGQMQALTLIIIAVVVVVVTGFVVFMERAQRRIRVNYAQRTQGRKVYAAQTSHLPLKINMSGVIPPIFASSIILLPATLAQFFSHTKGLGWLADVGMALSPGQPLYLIVYAVAIIFFAFFYAALVFNPKDTADNLKKSGAYIPGIRPGEQTTKYIDGVMTRLTLVGAIYLVLVCLLPQILMYTWHVPFYFGGTSLLIIVVVIMDFVAQVQAHLMTQQYDSLMKKANFKGTKLPGLL, from the coding sequence ATGAAAAACCAAAAACATAATGCAAGCCAATCACGTGGTGGATTGGCTGAACTAAAATCAAGATTATTGTTCGTTGTTCTTGGCATATTAGTTTATCGGTTGGGTGCTCATATCCCTGTTCCAGGTTTAGACCCCGCACGATTGGCTAATTTTTTTAATGAACAACAGAATACAATTTTTGGCTTATTCAATATGTTTTCTGGTGGTGCATTATCGCGTGTTACGGTTTTTGCTATTGGTATTATGCCGTACATTTCAGCGTCCATTATCATCCAGTTGTTCTCAGTTGTATCACCCAAGCTCGAACAACTTAAAAAGGAAGGTGAGTCTGGACGTAGGAAAATAAACCAATACACCCGGTATTTAACTCTGCTGCTTTCTGTGTTTCAATCTTTAGGGATGGCACGTTGGTTAGCTGGACAACAAATTGCACTTCAAGCTGACTTTTCGTTTTACTTTACTGCAGTTGTGACTTTGGTTACAGGAACTATGTTCTTAATGTGGTTAGGCGAGCAGATTACTGAAAAAGGTGTTGGCAATGGAATATCGCTAATTATCTTTTCAGGAATTGTATCAAGCATGCCTACAGCAATTGCCTCTGTTCTTCAGCAAGTTAAAGAAGGGCAAATGCAAGCTTTGACGTTAATTATTATTGCAGTGGTAGTGGTAGTAGTAACAGGATTTGTAGTATTTATGGAGCGCGCACAGCGACGTATAAGAGTTAACTATGCCCAAAGAACACAAGGTAGAAAGGTTTATGCCGCTCAAACAAGTCATTTACCTTTAAAGATTAATATGTCTGGTGTAATACCACCTATTTTTGCATCCAGCATTATCTTATTACCGGCAACTTTGGCACAGTTTTTCTCACATACTAAAGGTTTAGGGTGGCTTGCTGATGTTGGAATGGCATTATCTCCTGGACAGCCTTTATATTTAATAGTATATGCAGTTGCTATTATATTTTTTGCGTTCTTTTATGCAGCTCTGGTGTTTAATCCCAAAGATACTGCTGATAATTTAAAAAAATCTGGTGCATACATACCCGGAATTAGACCAGGTGAACAAACAACTAAATATATAGATGGTGTAATGACTCGTTTGACATTAGTTGGTGCAATTTATTTGGTTCTGGTTTGTCTTTTGCCTCAGATTCTGATGTATACATGGCATGTCCCTTTTTATTTCGGAGGAACGTCATTGCTGATTATCGTAGTTGTTATTATGGATTTTGTAGCTCAGGTACAAGCACATTTAATGACCCAGCAATATGATTCTTTAATGAAAAAGGCTAATTTTAAAGGTACTAAATTACCTGGTCTTTTATGA
- the rpmJ gene encoding 50S ribosomal protein L36 translates to MKVRASVKRICRNCKIIKRSGTIRVICKDARHKQKQG, encoded by the coding sequence ATGAAAGTAAGAGCATCTGTAAAGCGAATTTGTCGCAATTGCAAGATTATTAAAAGAAGTGGCACTATACGAGTTATTTGTAAAGATGCCAGACATAAACAAAAGCAAGGTTAA
- the rpsM gene encoding 30S ribosomal protein S13 yields the protein MARIAGVNIPDHKHVVIALTAIYGIGKPTSLKLCSTVGIEPSKKVSELTDAQLESLRTEIAKITVEGDLRRVVTMNIKRLMDLGCYRGLRHRRGLPLRGQRTKTNARTRKGRRKGTTV from the coding sequence ATGGCTCGTATTGCAGGAGTAAATATACCTGATCACAAACATGTTGTGATTGCTTTAACAGCAATATATGGTATTGGTAAACCTACATCCTTAAAACTGTGTTCTACAGTTGGTATTGAACCCTCTAAAAAGGTTTCAGAACTGACCGATGCTCAACTTGAGTCTTTAAGAACAGAAATTGCAAAAATAACAGTGGAAGGTGATTTGCGTCGTGTTGTGACGATGAACATTAAGCGCCTTATGGATCTAGGATGTTATCGTGGTCTAAGACACAGAAGAGGGTTGCCATTGCGCGGACAACGTACGAAAACTAATGCTCGTACACGAAAAGGTCGCAGAAAAGGCACTACCGTTTGA
- the rpsK gene encoding 30S ribosomal protein S11, whose translation MAITKSKQQKVRKKAKRVVSDGIVHVHASFNNTIVTFTDRQGNALCWATSGGSGFRGSRKSTPYAAQVATERAAAVAKEYGMKSVAVFVHGPGPGRESTIRELISQDFKIVEITDVTGIPHNGCKPPKKRRV comes from the coding sequence ATGGCAATAACTAAGTCAAAACAACAAAAAGTACGCAAAAAGGCAAAACGTGTCGTATCTGATGGTATCGTCCATGTTCATGCTTCTTTTAATAATACGATAGTGACCTTTACTGATAGACAAGGTAATGCACTGTGTTGGGCAACATCTGGTGGCTCAGGGTTTAGAGGGTCAAGAAAGAGTACTCCTTATGCTGCACAGGTTGCTACTGAGCGTGCTGCTGCTGTTGCAAAAGAATACGGTATGAAATCTGTGGCTGTATTTGTTCATGGTCCCGGACCTGGAAGAGAATCCACTATTCGTGAATTAATATCACAGGATTTCAAAATTGTTGAAATTACCGATGTTACTGGTATACCTCATAATGGGTGTAAGCCACCGAAAAAACGTCGTGTATAA
- the rpsD gene encoding 30S ribosomal protein S4 produces the protein MARYLGPKCKLSRREGCDLLLKSGVRDHKSKCKSEKLPGQHGDKKPRMNGYGIQLREKQKIRRLYGVLEKQFRGYYKMAARMKGATGENLMSLLERRLDNVVYRMGFASTRAEARQLVTHKAILVNDKVVNVPSFLVKPGDVISVRQKARAQGRIQAALALSEQRAACDWITVDTSSFKGTFSTAPTLTDLSSDYNVNLVVELYSK, from the coding sequence ATGGCTAGATATCTTGGTCCAAAATGTAAGTTATCACGTCGTGAAGGTTGTGATTTATTACTTAAAAGCGGTGTCCGTGATCATAAGTCCAAATGTAAATCAGAAAAGTTACCTGGACAACATGGTGATAAAAAACCACGTATGAATGGTTATGGAATTCAGCTTCGAGAGAAACAAAAAATCAGAAGATTATATGGTGTTCTTGAAAAGCAATTCCGTGGCTATTACAAAATGGCTGCTCGTATGAAAGGTGCAACAGGCGAAAATCTGATGTCGTTGCTTGAACGACGTTTAGATAATGTTGTCTATCGTATGGGTTTTGCAAGTACACGTGCTGAAGCGCGTCAATTAGTTACGCATAAAGCGATACTTGTTAATGATAAAGTAGTTAACGTTCCATCATTCCTAGTAAAACCAGGTGATGTTATATCTGTTCGTCAAAAAGCAAGAGCTCAAGGTCGTATCCAGGCTGCTTTAGCTTTATCAGAACAAAGAGCTGCATGCGATTGGATTACTGTAGATACTTCTTCTTTCAAAGGAACATTCTCTACAGCACCAACGTTAACTGACTTATCTTCAGACTACAACGTAAACTTAGTTGTAGAACTTTACTCTAAGTAA
- a CDS encoding DNA-directed RNA polymerase subunit alpha, which produces MYTEINEMLTPNVLKVQAESPYKAKIVLEPLERGFGHTLGNALRRILLSSMPGSAITEVSIDGVLHEYSTIEGVQEDVVDILLNLKLVATKMTVGEEAIVTLSKQGPCQVTAGDIQLTHGLEIINPELVIANLNEKGKLNMTLKVERGIGFHSTDSFIRHFDDEVERKSVGKLKIDNSFSPVKKVAYYVDSARVENRTDLDKLTIELETNGTIDAEESIRISASILQRQLHAFVDMKFEESRADNKERNDFDPILLRSVDDLELTVRSANCLKAENIHYIGDLVQRTENELLKTPNLGKKSLTEIKDVLASRSLSLGMKLENWPPANLGE; this is translated from the coding sequence ATGTATACTGAAATCAATGAAATGTTGACACCTAATGTTCTTAAGGTCCAGGCAGAATCGCCCTATAAAGCTAAAATAGTTTTAGAGCCTTTGGAGCGTGGCTTTGGTCATACTCTCGGCAATGCTTTGAGACGTATCTTACTATCATCAATGCCCGGAAGTGCGATTACCGAAGTTTCAATTGATGGTGTTCTACATGAATACAGCACAATTGAAGGTGTACAGGAAGATGTCGTGGACATCTTACTGAACCTGAAGTTAGTTGCGACAAAAATGACAGTCGGTGAAGAAGCGATTGTAACGTTAAGCAAGCAAGGTCCTTGTCAAGTTACAGCTGGAGACATTCAATTGACTCACGGATTAGAAATTATTAATCCAGAGTTGGTCATAGCTAATTTGAATGAAAAAGGCAAATTAAATATGACATTGAAGGTTGAACGAGGAATTGGTTTCCACAGTACTGATTCATTCATTAGACATTTCGATGATGAAGTAGAAAGAAAATCAGTTGGGAAACTTAAAATTGATAATAGTTTCTCTCCAGTTAAAAAAGTGGCTTATTATGTTGATAGTGCTCGTGTAGAAAATCGAACTGACCTCGATAAGTTAACTATTGAGTTAGAAACTAATGGGACTATTGATGCTGAAGAATCAATACGAATTTCTGCTAGTATTCTTCAAAGACAACTTCATGCTTTTGTAGACATGAAATTTGAAGAGTCACGCGCAGATAATAAAGAACGCAATGATTTTGATCCTATTCTACTACGTTCTGTCGATGATTTAGAGTTAACTGTTCGTTCTGCGAATTGTTTGAAAGCAGAAAATATTCATTATATAGGCGATTTAGTACAAAGAACTGAAAATGAACTCTTAAAAACTCCTAACCTTGGTAAGAAATCTTTAACCGAAATTAAGGATGTTTTAGCTTCACGTTCATTATCGCTGGGTATGAAACTTGAGAATTGGCCGCCAGCAAATCTTGGCGAATAA
- the rplQ gene encoding 50S ribosomal protein L17, which translates to MRHRNSGRSFGRTSSHRKAMFANMCCSLIEHELIKTTLPKAKDLRRYIEPLITVSKIDSVATRRHAFDILRSKSAVGKLFKDLGPRFVERPGGYVRIIKCGFRDGDNAPMAIVELLDRPVVSDESEE; encoded by the coding sequence ATGCGTCACCGTAATTCAGGTCGTAGTTTTGGCCGTACAAGTAGCCACAGAAAGGCTATGTTTGCAAACATGTGTTGTTCTTTGATTGAGCATGAGTTGATAAAAACAACTCTGCCCAAGGCTAAAGATCTACGACGTTATATTGAACCTTTAATTACTGTTTCAAAAATTGATTCAGTAGCGACACGCCGTCATGCGTTTGATATTTTGAGATCTAAGTCTGCTGTTGGTAAATTGTTTAAAGATTTAGGCCCACGTTTTGTTGAGCGTCCAGGTGGTTATGTACGTATCATTAAATGTGGTTTTAGAGATGGTGACAACGCGCCTATGGCAATTGTTGAGCTCTTAGACAGACCTGTAGTTAGTGATGAATCTGAAGAATAA
- a CDS encoding cupin domain-containing protein, translated as MDKINLIEKFKLFNEFWSPHIVGELNGQYVKLAKFKGEFIWHSHANEDELFLVVKGILDIEFRDKRVSLNEGEFYIVPKGVEHKPIAHEETHVLLIEPKSTEQTGGIESDLLVNKQSWI; from the coding sequence ATGGATAAAATAAATTTAATTGAAAAATTTAAACTTTTTAACGAGTTCTGGTCGCCACATATTGTTGGGGAGCTTAATGGCCAATATGTCAAACTTGCAAAATTCAAGGGAGAATTTATCTGGCATAGCCATGCGAATGAAGATGAGCTATTTTTAGTTGTTAAAGGAATTCTAGACATTGAGTTCAGGGATAAAAGAGTCAGCTTAAATGAAGGCGAATTTTATATCGTACCAAAGGGCGTAGAACATAAGCCGATTGCTCATGAAGAGACCCATGTTCTCCTGATAGAGCCCAAATCAACCGAACAAACAGGGGGAATCGAAAGTGATTTACTCGTCAACAAACAATCTTGGATTTAA
- the ssb gene encoding single-stranded DNA-binding protein yields MARGINKVILIGNVGVDPDVRYLPNGNAVTTLSIATSEAWKDKATGEKQERTEWHRVVCFNRLGEIAGEYVRKGSKLYIEGSLRTRKWQDQQGQDRYTTEIVANDIQLLDSKGAGSSSFDEMPQAQFAPSNQSAARQQPTQVPQDAFDQLDDDVPF; encoded by the coding sequence ATGGCACGTGGTATAAATAAAGTCATCTTAATTGGTAACGTCGGTGTTGACCCTGATGTACGCTATTTACCCAATGGCAATGCGGTAACGACACTTTCCATTGCTACCAGTGAAGCATGGAAAGATAAAGCAACTGGTGAAAAGCAAGAGCGAACCGAATGGCATCGCGTAGTCTGTTTTAACCGCTTAGGTGAAATCGCTGGTGAATACGTCCGTAAAGGTTCTAAACTCTATATTGAAGGCAGTTTAAGAACGAGAAAATGGCAAGATCAACAGGGTCAGGATAGATATACTACAGAGATTGTAGCAAATGACATTCAATTGTTAGACAGTAAAGGGGCTGGTTCATCCAGTTTTGATGAAATGCCACAGGCTCAATTTGCGCCAAGCAATCAAAGTGCGGCAAGACAGCAACCAACTCAAGTACCACAAGATGCATTTGATCAATTGGATGATGATGTCCCATTCTAA
- a CDS encoding NUDIX hydrolase: MSKKDFGWLKYITEIQAIAQNGLTYANNEFDKERYLRLREVASEFIANYSDASLAEIKQIFSSEKGYATPKVDVRAFILKDNKLLLVKERTDALWSLPGGWAETNESASESVIREAKEETGFDVSVIRLLALWDKQKHDHPLQWPHTYKCFFHCEIVSGTAKENLEISEIDFFDLARLPPLSTPRVTQKQITRLYELVANSDKTLFD, translated from the coding sequence ATGTCTAAAAAAGACTTTGGTTGGTTAAAATATATTACAGAAATCCAAGCAATCGCTCAAAATGGATTGACCTATGCAAATAATGAATTTGATAAAGAGCGTTATTTAAGACTCCGTGAGGTTGCTTCTGAATTTATTGCGAATTATTCAGACGCTTCACTCGCTGAGATAAAGCAAATATTTTCATCAGAAAAAGGATATGCAACGCCTAAAGTTGATGTGCGGGCTTTTATTCTAAAAGATAATAAACTCTTATTAGTGAAAGAGCGCACTGATGCGTTATGGTCCTTGCCTGGTGGATGGGCAGAAACAAATGAATCAGCATCGGAATCAGTGATTAGAGAAGCTAAGGAAGAAACTGGATTTGATGTTTCTGTCATCAGACTACTCGCTCTATGGGATAAACAAAAACATGATCATCCATTACAATGGCCTCATACCTATAAATGTTTCTTCCATTGTGAAATTGTGTCCGGGACAGCAAAAGAAAATCTCGAAATTTCTGAAATCGATTTTTTTGATTTAGCACGTCTTCCGCCCCTCTCAACACCTAGAGTTACACAAAAACAAATTACGCGTCTTTATGAACTTGTTGCTAATTCAGATAAAACTCTTTTTGATTAA